In a single window of the Gossypium hirsutum isolate 1008001.06 chromosome A13, Gossypium_hirsutum_v2.1, whole genome shotgun sequence genome:
- the LOC107894300 gene encoding receptor protein kinase-like protein At4g34220, translating to MGFNMKILRCFFIFLLLPLLLLPSIALNNDGVLLLSFKYSILSDPLSVLQSWNYDEETPCQWYGVSCNEIGMVTSLVLPNSQLLGSISEDIGHIQHLHHLDLSSNFFNGTLPSSIFNSTELQVLSLGGNVISGELPETIASMASLQILNLSDNALAGKIPQNLTLLQNLTVVSLRGNYFSGDVPSGFDSVELLDLSSNLLNGTLPLDFGGGNLGLLNLSYNKISGSISPEFADKVPHNATIDLSFNNLTGAIPESLVNQKMDSFYGNVDLCGKPLKNPCSIPSTLSTPPNMSQSISPAIAVIPKPIDSTPGGPNNNVQAQARRSLNPGTIAAIAVADLAGLSIIVMVILYVYQLKKRNGLHTQSTTSNLEKKPDVNPVSTLMPSSCSSCMKIKLVETSETASSDSELEEKNQDFKVSPAEAYQKGGKLVIVNEGNEQLELETLLKASAYVLGTSGSSIVYKAVLENGTAFAVRRIGDSSVARLKDFESHVRGIAKLKHPNLVKLVGFYWGNDEKLVIYDFVSNGSLGCSSYRRLPGPSSSLSSSSPCRLTLEARLKIAKGVGRGLAYIHEKKQVHGNIKPTNILLNSNMEPLISDLGLDRLVLARSTASRDGSLDPYQAPESLNNLKPSPKWDVYSFGMILLELLSGRVLSGRELGQWALPAGSVGEEKNRAVRLADVAIRGEVEGREEAVLGCFRLGFSCASYAPHKRPSMKDAVRILDKMS from the exons ATGGGTTTCAACATGAAAATTTTGCGTTGCTTCTTCATCTTTCTCCTTCTTCCTCTTCTATTACTTCCTTCAATAGCTCTCAACAATGATGGGGTCCTTTTGCTTTCTTTCAAATACTCCATCCTCAGTGACCCATTATCGGTCTTGCAAAGCTGGAACTACGATGAAGAAACGCCATGTCAATGGTATGGAGTATCCTGCAATGAAATTGGAATGGTAACCAGCTTGGTCCTCCCCAATAGTCAACTCCTCGGTTCAATTTCAGAAGACATTGGTCATATCCAGCACCTTCACCACTTGGATCTTTCAAGCAATTTTTTTAACGGAACTTTGCCAAGCTCCATTTTCAATTCTACTGAGCTCCAGGTACTGTCATTGGGCGGTAATGTCATCTCTGGTGAGTTGCCTGAGACTATTGCTAGCATGGCTAGTCTTCAGATCTTGAATCTCTCTGATAATGCCTTGGCTGGGAAGATACCACAAAATCTCACTCTTCTGCAAAACTTAACTGTCGTATCTCTAAGGGGTAACTATTTCTCAGGTGATGTACCAAGTGGGTTTGATTCAGTGGAGCTGCTTGATTTGTCCTCAAACCTGCTCAATGGGACTCTCCCTTTAGATTTTGGTGGTGGTAATTTGGGTTTATTGAACTTATCTTACAACAAGATTTCAGGGTCTATATCACCGGAGTTTGCAGACAAAGTCCCTCATAATGCCACCATTGATCTTTCTTTCAATAACTTAACAGGGGCAATCCCAGAATCTTTGGTTAATCAGAAAATGGATTCGTTTTACGGAAACGTTGATCTATGTGGGAAACCATTGAAGAACCCATGCTCAATCCCTTCAACACTTTCAACACCCCCAAATATGTCTCAATCCATATCGCCAGCCATTGCGGTGATACCAAAGCCGATAGACTCAACACCCGGAGGACCAAATAATAACGTTCAAGCCCAAGCTCGAAGGAGTCTAAACCCAGGCACCATAGCAGCAATAGCTGTTGCAGATTTAGCCGGTTTATCAATTATCGTCATGGTCATTCTCTACGTGTACCAACTCAAGAAACGAAATGGTCTTCACACCCAAAGTACAACGAGTAACCTCGAGAAAAAACCAGACGTGAATCCAGTCTCCACATTGATGCCGTCATCGTGTTCTTCATGCATGAAGATAAAGCTGGTGGAGACGTCGGAAACTGCCAGTTCGGATAGCGAGTTGGAAGAGAAAAACCAGGATTTTAAAGTGAGCCCGGCTGAGGCGTACCAGAAAGGAGGCAAGCTAGTGATAGTGAACGAGGGAAACGAGCAGCTGGAATTAGAGACGTTGCTGAAGGCGTCGGCTTACGTGTTGGGGACTAGCGGGTCGAGCATCGTGTACAAGGCGGTGCTAGAGAACGGCACGGCATTTGCGGTGAGAAGGATCGGAGACAGTTCGGTGGCGAGGTTAAAGGATTTCGAAAGCCATGTAAGAGGCATAGCCAAGTTAAAGCACCCAAATTTGGTTAAGTTGGTTGGGTTTTACTGGGGAAATGATGAGAAGCTTGTCATCTATGACTTCGTCTCCAATGGCAGTCTCGGCTGCTCCAGTTACA GAAGATTACCGGGcccatcatcatcattatcatcgTCCTCACCTTGCCGTTTAACTCTTGAAGCCCGTCTTAAAATCGCGAAAGGAGTGGGTCGGGGACTGGCCTACATTCACGAAAAGAAACAAGTGCATGGCAACATCAAGCCAACCAACATACTATTAAACTCCAACATGGAGCCTTTAATAAGTGATCTAGGACTAGACCGTCTCGTCTTAGCCCGGTCCACGGCTTCTCGTGACGGTTCGCTCGACCCGTATCAAGCACCGGAGTCATTAAACAATCTCAAACCCAGCCCCAAGTGGGATGTCTACTCGTTTGGCATGATTTTGCTTGAACTTCTTAGTGGTAGAGTGTTGTCGGGTCGGGAATTAGGGCAGTGGGCGCTGCCGGCGGGTTCGGTAGGGGAAGAGAAGAACCGGGCGGTTCGATTGGCTGACGTGGCGATAAGGGGTGAGGTTGAAGGCAGGGAAGAAGCCGTGCTGGGGTGTTTTAGATTAGGGTTTAGTTGTGCATCGTATGCGCCACATAAGAGACCGTCCATGAAAGATGCTGTTCGAATCTTGGATAAAATGTCCTAA